CGGGTGCGAGGGCTCGGGTTCGGGGTGCGGACGGGGCCGCTGCTGAGCGGATCGGGTGTGGCGAGTGGTTCCGCGGAGGCTCGCGCGGCTGAGCTGATGGCGTTGATGACCGATCCGCAGGTGCGGGCCGTGGTCCCGCCGTGGGGCGGTGAGATCGCGATCGACCTGCTGCACCGGTTGGACTGGGACTCGCTGGCCGCCGATCCGACGTGGCTCGTGGGGTACTCCGATATCTCGACGCTGCTGCTTCCGCTGACCTTGCGGACGGGGGTGGCGACGCTGCACGGGCAGAACCTGATGGACACCCCGTACCGGGTGCCGGCGCCGATGGCCCCCTGGCACGAGGTGGTGCGGGCGGCGCCGGGGAGCGTGATCACGCAGGGAGCGTCAGAGGAGTACCGCTCGGCCGGGTTCGACGACTTCGCCGCTCACCCGGACGTCGACGAGTACCCGATGGACGCGCCAGGCGGCTGGACGCGGCTCGACTCGAGCGGCGAGGTGGAGGCCGTCGGGCGGCTCATCGGCGGCTGCCTCGAGACGGTCTCGCACCTGGCCGGGACACCGTTCGGGGACGTGGACCGCTTCGTTCGCGAGCACGCGCCCGAAGGGCTGATCGTCTACCTGGAGTCGGCCGAGTCGGATGCCGCCGACGTGACCCGACGCCTGTTCGGGCTCCGGTACGCCGGCTGGTTCGCGCACGCCCGCGCGGTGCTGATCGGGCGGACGCGGGGCCGTGACCTCGCTGACTGGAGCCAGCACGACGCGGCACGCCACGCCCTCGGCGACCTGGGCATCCCGGTGCTCGCCGACGTGGACTGCGGCCACGTGCCGCCGCACCTGTCCTTGGTGAACGGCGCCCTCGCGACCGTCACCCACACGCCCGAGCGGTCCATCCTGCGCCAGGCGCTTCGGTAGTCGTCTGGGGAGGGTGTCACGTTCGCGCACCGCGGCGGGCGTGCTCGCGCGGAGCGAGGTGGATCAGCGCTGAGCGCGGCGATCACGCCGGTCGGATCGCTGAGTACAGCAGCATGTCCACCCGTCGGCCGCCGATGACCTGCCTGCTGCGCAGGAGCCCTTCGCGCTCGTAGCCGGCGTTCTCGGCGGTGCGGCTGGACGCCTCGTTCCACGGCTCGATGTAGAGCTCGACGCGATGCAGCTCGGGGACGGTCCAGGCGAACGCGGTCAGCGCGGTCAGGGCGCGCCCGGCGATGCCGCGGCCTCGTTCGGGTGGCGCGACGCCGTACCCGGCGGTGGCTCGCCCGTGCTCGATGTCGGCAAGCCACAGTCCAACCTGCCCGAGCGCGCGGTCGTCCACCGCATCCGCGATGCAGAAGGAGTACCCGGCGCCCGCGACCAGCCGATCGTGCTGGCGATCGATCCACGCCCGCGCTTGCTCAGCGGTGGCCTCACCGACCAGCGTGCTGGTCAGGGGTGTGTAGGGATCCGTCGAGAGGTCCTGGACCATCTCGACGTCCCGAGGCTCGAACGGCCGCAGGCGGACGTCACCGAAGGCCGGTGCGAGCGTCGGCAACCGCAGCATGCGGACAGTGTCGCGCAGGCGGGAGTTGCTGTCAGCGAGGTCACGGTCCCAGGAGTGCGGCAGGCACCACGGCGATCCCGTCGTCGCGGCGGTAGGCGGCCGAGCCGGTGGTGATGACGACGGCATCGAGCAAGTCGTCGCCCACCTGGTTGCGGAGCCAGTGCAGATGCCTGGTGTCGTGGTCGTCGGCGACCGGCGCCAGCTTGACCTCGATGGCGAGCATCCGCCCATCGGGCCGCGTGACGATCAGGTCGACCTCGTGGTTCCCGGGTGGGTCCGCTCGTGCGGCTCAAGGCCCCCGGAGGGCCGTCAGTCCAGCGGCCGGATCGCGGTGGCCTCGGCGGCGGCCGGCGTCTCGAACGCCAGCCGGTACGTCTCGACAACAGCCTCCTGCGCGCCGCCCAGATCGTGCTCGAGCGCGTCGCGCACCAACCGCGCGTGGGTGTCGTCGAGCTCCGGGGGCGCCGACGGGAACGGCCGCACCCGCACGTCGAGCTCGAATGCCCGGCGGATCACGGGTCCGAACCGGCACACCGCGGCAGGGCACCACACGTCGAGCGTCCCTGTCCCGTCGTCCACTGTGATGCGGGCGCCGTCGCCCGAGCCGACAAGGCTCACCACCCGGGCCTGGATCGTGCCAGACGCCTCTGCCCCCTTCCCGGCGGCGAGCAGCAGCGTGCCGACGGTGGCTGTTGCGCCCTGGGGATAGCGGTCCTGGGCGGTGACGCCATCGGCGGCGAGCCAGTGCGGTGGCCACAGGCGCACGTCCTCGTCGAGAACCACCCTGTCGCCCAGCCCTGGCAGTGGGAGCGCCCGGGCGAGCAGCGCCTCCTGGTACTCGGGCCATCGGCCGTCCGGGTCGAA
The sequence above is a segment of the Cellulomonas chengniuliangii genome. Coding sequences within it:
- a CDS encoding GNAT family N-acetyltransferase, producing the protein MLRLPTLAPAFGDVRLRPFEPRDVEMVQDLSTDPYTPLTSTLVGEATAEQARAWIDRQHDRLVAGAGYSFCIADAVDDRALGQVGLWLADIEHGRATAGYGVAPPERGRGIAGRALTALTAFAWTVPELHRVELYIEPWNEASSRTAENAGYEREGLLRSRQVIGGRRVDMLLYSAIRPA
- a CDS encoding S66 family peptidase is translated as MIRYPRPLVDGDVVGVASPSAGVEAQHQARLAVALDRVRGLGFGVRTGPLLSGSGVASGSAEARAAELMALMTDPQVRAVVPPWGGEIAIDLLHRLDWDSLAADPTWLVGYSDISTLLLPLTLRTGVATLHGQNLMDTPYRVPAPMAPWHEVVRAAPGSVITQGASEEYRSAGFDDFAAHPDVDEYPMDAPGGWTRLDSSGEVEAVGRLIGGCLETVSHLAGTPFGDVDRFVREHAPEGLIVYLESAESDAADVTRRLFGLRYAGWFAHARAVLIGRTRGRDLADWSQHDAARHALGDLGIPVLADVDCGHVPPHLSLVNGALATVTHTPERSILRQALR